One region of Triticum aestivum cultivar Chinese Spring chromosome 6B, IWGSC CS RefSeq v2.1, whole genome shotgun sequence genomic DNA includes:
- the LOC123134597 gene encoding probable calcium-binding protein CML17 has product MAFMRYDYRALPQETTVEEFRAWLAQFDADGDGRISREELREALRSLDLWFAWWKAREALRDADANRNGLVDGDEMARLYAFARTNLHLKAADLDA; this is encoded by the coding sequence ATGGCGTTCATGCGGTACGACTACAGGGCGCTGCCGCAGGAGACGACGGTGGAGGAGTTCCGGGCGTGGCTGGCGCAGTTCGACGCGGACGGGGACGGGCGGATCAGCCGGGAGGAGCTGCGGGAGGCGCTGCGCAGCCTCGACCTGTGGTTCGCCTGGTGGAAGGCCAGGGAGGCGCTGCGGGACGCCGACGCCAACCGCAACGGCCTCGTCGACGGCGACGAGATGGCCAGGCTCTACGCCTTCGCGCGCACCAACCTCCACCTCAAGGCCGCCGACCTCGACGCCTAG
- the LOC123134596 gene encoding cell number regulator 1, protein MYPTTPSDAYDRFSNGPPPTAPPPQQQPTYNHAMNQSHHARPAAGLARWSTGLFHCMDDPGNCLITCLCPCITFGQIADIVDRGTCSCAGSGAAYAAICATTGMGCLYSCVYRTKMRAHYDLDEGECPDFLVHWCCELCALCQEYRELKNRGFDMGIGWDANMERRNRGVTGGQVMGAPATPVGMMR, encoded by the exons ATGTATCCCACCACCCCCTCCGACGCGTACGACAGGTTCAGCAACGGCCCTCCGCCCacggcgccgccgccgcagcagcagcccACGTACAACCACGCCATGAACCAGAGCCACcacgcccgccccgccgccgggcTGGCGCGCTGGTCCACCGGCCTCTTCCACTGCATGGACGACCCGGGAAACT GTCTCATCACGTGCCTGTGCCCCTGCATCACGTTCGGGCAGATCGCGGACATCGTGGACAGAGGAACCTGTT CGTGCGCCGGGAGCGGGGCGGCCTACGCGGCCATCTgcgcgacgacggggatggggtgCCTCTACTCGTGCGTCTACCGCACCAAGATGCGGGCGCACTACGACCTGGACGAGGGGGAGTGCCCGGACTTCCTCGTGCATTGGTGCTGCGAGCTCTGCGCGCTCTGCCAGGAGTACCGGGAGCTCAAGAACCGCGGCTTCGACATGGGGATCGGCTGGGACGCCAACATGGAGCGCCGGAACCGGGGCGTCACCGGAGGGCAGGTCATGGGGGCGCCGGCCACGCCCGTCGGCATGATGAGATAG